Below is a window of Dietzia timorensis DNA.
CCTTCAAGCTCGTTGAGTGGAACACTCTCTTCTGCCCTGACAAAACAGATTTGCCCAAATTTCCCGTCGACCAAATTGGAAAAGATTGAAATAGACCGCCGGCCATAATGACGAGGGACTCCGAACATCGTGCATCTATCCAGTCGCCGACATCACTGAGTTGTTCGTGCAGCTCTCTTGCGGCCGACATTGCACGGGATCGATTTCTATTTAGTTGCGCGATCAATAGCCCGGCGGGAGACAATCCCGAGAAACCCGCTGCAAGCACCTTTCCATTCAAATTTAAAAATGCCGAACCTACGAAAGCGTCGGCTTGCTTCATCACTACATAGGTTGCAGTAGGACTATGTGTTACGTGAACAAAATCCGTCCCTATCGGCACATTTGCTTCTCCAATCTGAACGATTTGGTTATACAAACCACTCGCCACCACACCCCGAGTGAGCTCCAACAGACGAAATGCATTGTCCCATTCGCCGAACTCCATAAGCTCACACGCCGCAAAACGAAATGCAGCAGGATTCCTTTTCATCAACCCCTCGATATCGAAATCATTCCATGTCTCAATAATCTTCGCTATGCATTGAGGCAATCGGTTAAGTAGAAGCAAATACTCCTTTCGTTCAAATTGATCTGAGTTTTCCCATTGGAGCAACGACGTTGCCTTGATCAAGAACAATTCATAATCCTGGTCGGCCCAAAGGCGATTAATCGCCGTGAACGGATCCGTGAACGATCTTCTCACTGGGTAAACTACGGACTCCAGCTCGAAGAGCTTCAGGTCGAGATCACAATCGTTAGCGCCTAACTCCTTCTTGTATTGGGCGATATCGTCCAAAACGCAACTTAGCTCAGGCACAGAAAAAAGCGCTTCGGAAAGATTTGATTCTTCGGACGGGAGCCAATCGGGCGTTCGGTCCAGGCCGAGCGACTCTGGATTCGTTGTCAACAGACGTGCAAGCGGCTTGTGCTCGTTCAACCCAATGGAATTAGCTAGATCAATAAAATCGGGGATCGCAGCCAACCGCGATTCCAATATTCGATCATGTTCGGCCAATAGCCAGTCTGTAAGTAGTTCGAGACGAGCGCGAAGATAGACCGAGTAATGGTCGTAGTCACCAAACTTGACAAATACTTTGTGCGCCCTTTCAAGTTTAGTAAATATTGGACTAAACAACTCTCGCGGGACCCCGCCCGTCTGCCTCTTAGCTAAAAGCCTCTCTGAAATGGCTAAATTGAATTCGCTGTATGCAAAGTCAATAGTATTTTTCTTACGCATCTGTAGGGTCCTACGTAAGATAGAGCGAGAATTTTCCAACTCTTTGAGCGTGGGATTATGCATCTCATTAACGACCATAGCGGCGTTAGTGA
It encodes the following:
- a CDS encoding CHAT domain-containing protein, whose product is MSIAEIYGRTERIAEYLGDEDQVLISRGRLGQLLSKLVITNRDQAKRAASEILEQIGNQYFSRRKYREAAIELTNAAMVVNEMHNPTLKELENSRSILRRTLQMRKKNTIDFAYSEFNLAISERLLAKRQTGGVPRELFSPIFTKLERAHKVFVKFGDYDHYSVYLRARLELLTDWLLAEHDRILESRLAAIPDFIDLANSIGLNEHKPLARLLTTNPESLGLDRTPDWLPSEESNLSEALFSVPELSCVLDDIAQYKKELGANDCDLDLKLFELESVVYPVRRSFTDPFTAINRLWADQDYELFLIKATSLLQWENSDQFERKEYLLLLNRLPQCIAKIIETWNDFDIEGLMKRNPAAFRFAACELMEFGEWDNAFRLLELTRGVVASGLYNQIVQIGEANVPIGTDFVHVTHSPTATYVVMKQADAFVGSAFLNLNGKVLAAGFSGLSPAGLLIAQLNRNRSRAMSAARELHEQLSDVGDWIDARCSESLVIMAGGLFQSFPIWSTGNLGKSVLSGQKRVFHSTSLKVASYLNGHRFAGDLKEQLSLQCAAEVPGQLSLPKAGLEPELIGRAAPRGWDVEIADATAESLTIALSEPGITHFTGHSMASPNPKLSRLITYGSPLSVDDILDRDHKSRLVVLGSCQSALTYGLAMQDEVLSIQTALWYRGSESVIGTYWPISDYAGIAFSTHFFSLLFELVESDSVSVEANLVQQCWRKTINWMRQATEDEVQSLFLENAASVSSQNVGSGLAFHFYDWAAFQMFGVPYETA